The Cucumis melo cultivar AY chromosome 5, USDA_Cmelo_AY_1.0, whole genome shotgun sequence genome has a segment encoding these proteins:
- the LOC103491484 gene encoding calcium-dependent mitochondrial ATP-magnesium/phosphate carrier protein 2-like, producing MDAKEAALTENPRRPSNCCNPVKQLGPISLEHVLLALRESKEERDLRIRSLFSFFDAANLGHLDYAQIEAGLLALQIPAEYKYAKDLLKVCDANRDGRVDYNEFRRYMDDKELELYRIFQAIDVEHNGCILPEELWDALVKAGIEIDDEELARFVEHVDKDNNGIITFEEWRDFLLFYPHEATIENIYHHWERVCLVDIGEQAVIPEGISKYVHPFRYFIAGGIAGAASRTATAPLDRLKVALQVQTTRAWVIPAIKKIWKEDRLLGFFRGNGLNVVKVAPESAIKFYTYEMLKGMIANGEDKHDIGTAGRLFSGGIAGAVAQTAIYPLDLLKTRLQTFSCEGEKVPRLGKLTKDIWVHEGPRVFYKGLVPSLLGIIPYAGIDLAAYETLKDVSKTYILHDSDPGPLTQLACGTISGALGATCVYPLQVIRTRMQAQSSNRGAAYQGMSDVFRQTLKHEGYGGFYKGLLPNLLKVVPAASITYLVYERMKKWLELD from the exons ATGGACGCCAAAGAGGCTGCTCTTACTGAAAACCCACGGCGTCCTTCTAACTGTTGCAATCCTGTCAAACAGCTTGGACCTATCTCCCTAGAACATGTGCTCCTAGCATTGCGTGAGTCCAAGGAGGAGAGGGATCTTCGGATCCGTAGTCTTTTTAGTTTCTTTGATGCTGCCAACCTTGGACATCTTGACTATGCTCAGATAGAAGCTGGATTATTGGCTCTACAAATACCTGCTGAGTACAAGTATGCTAAGGATCTGTTGAAGGTCTGTGATGCCAATAGAGATGGCAGGGTAGACTACAATGAATTTCGCCGCTACATGGATGATAAGGAACTAGAGCTCTACCGAATTTTTCAAGCGATTGATGTTGAACACAATGGATGTATTCTTCCAGAAGAGTTATGGGATGCTCTTGTTAAGGCTG gtaTAGAAATTGACGACGAGGAACTTGCACGTTTTGTGGAGCATGTTGATAAAGATAATAATGGAATCATAACTTTTGAAGAGTGGAGGgactttcttctattttatcCACATGAAGCTACCATTGAAAACATATATCATCACTGGGAAAGGGTATGCCTTGTAGATATTGGAGAACAGGCTGTAATTCCAGAAGGCATCAGCAAGTATGTCCATCCTTTCAGGTACTTCATTGCTGGAGGTATAGCAGGAGCGGCTTCTCGTACTGCAACAGCTCCTCTAGATCGACTTAAAGTGGCTTTGCAAGTACAGACAACTCGAGCATGGGTTATACCAGCTATAAAGAAGATATGGAAGGAAGATCGTCTTTTGGGATTTTTCCGAGGTAACGGGCTAAATGTTGTAAAGGTTGCACCTGAAAGTGCCATCAAATTCTATACTTATGAGATGTTAAAGGGCATGATTGCGAATGGTGAAGACAAGCATGACATTGGAACTGCTGGGAGACTATTTTCTGGTGGTATTGCTGGTGCGGTTGCTCAAACCGCTATCTATCCTTTGGATCTCCTGAAAACTCGGCTGCAGACTTTTTCTTGTGAAGGCGAAAAGGTTCCGAGGCTAGGAAAACTTACAAAAGACATATGGGTTCACGAGGGACCTCGGGTCTTCTATAAAGGTCTTGTACCTTCCCTTCTTGGCATTATCCCTTATGCTGGCATTGACCTTGCTGCCTATGAGACCTTGAAAGATGTATCAAAAACATATATTCTTCACGACTCTG ATCCTGGACCTCTCACTCAACTGGCATGTGGAACAATCTCCGGAGCTCTTGGAGCCACATGTGTTTACCCATTGCAAGTTATTCGGACGAG AATGCAAGCCCAAAGTTCAAACAGAGGAGCTGCTTATCAGGGAATGTCAGATGTATTTAGGCAGACACTGAAGCATGAAGGATATGGTGGTTTCTACAAAGGTTTATTGCCCAACTTACTTAAAGTTGTGCCTGCTGCAAGTATTACATATTTAGTTTACGAAAGGATGAAAAAATGGCTGGAACTTGATTAG